A section of the Harmonia axyridis chromosome 2, icHarAxyr1.1, whole genome shotgun sequence genome encodes:
- the LOC123672604 gene encoding seipin isoform X1 → MAFNIYVCCILLCLCTYYNTRKTSVSQIQNIYRPCEKWDVHKGICSFPSGSVHFNHKQQSLMAGQPYKVFLELIMPESPTNKDLGMFMVCADFHSTDGRLITNSCRSAMLRYQSVMLDILFKMVLSPFYMVRHFEEKQKIYIELFSSYLEPEDQKVSDIHIEIQTKHIEIYSAKFTISANFSGLRYIMFHFPILSAVIGITSNLFFIAFVSMISWYQIINSEEYLEYLRSHGENNPEDVHRTYILEKDTSSSEEDISVVGSEEGERLRRRGMSASEC, encoded by the exons ATGGCTTTCAATATTTATGTATGTTGCATTTTATTATGTCTATGTACCTACTATAACACACGAAAAACCAGTGTATCTCAAATTCAA AATATTTATAGACCTTGTGAAAAATGGGATGTACACAAAGGTATATGCAGTTTCCCTTCAGGAAGTGTTCATTTTAACCACAAGCAACAATCTCTTATGGCAGGACAGCCATACAAAGTATTCCTAGAACTTATAATGCCAGAATCTCCCACGAACAAAGATCTTG GGATGTTTATGGTTTGTGCGGACTTTCATAGTACTGATGGCCGTTTAATCACAAACTCCTGTAGATCTGCTATGCTTCGCTATCAAAGTGTTATGTTGGATATTCTTTTTAAAATGGTCTTGAGTCCCTTTTATATGGTCAGGCATTTTGAAGAGAAACAGAAGATTTATATTGAACTCTTTTCTAGTTATTTAGAACCAGAG gaTCAAAAGGTGTCAGATATTCACATAGAAATACAGACTAAACATATCGAAATATATTCAGCTAAATTCACTATTAGTGCCAATTTTTCGGGTCTAAGATATATTATGTTTCATTTTCCCATATTATCTGCAGTTATTG GTATCACATCTAACTTATTCTTCATTGCTTTTGTGAGTATGATCAGCTGGTATCAGATTATCAATTCCGAAGAATATTTGGAGTATCTTAGATCTCATGGTGAAAATAATCCAGAGGATGTTCACAGAACTTATATTTTGGAGAAAG ATACTTCTTCATCAGAAGAAGATATTTCAGTTGTTGGTTCAGAAGAGGGTGAGCGCTTGAGGAGGAGAGGAATGAGTGCATCAGAATGTTAA
- the LOC123672604 gene encoding seipin isoform X2, with product MKRLISSVFFFVTSPRRFARERIKLPLAKFVYDTIDIYKSRTKKGVNNLREILFRGSIVALLTALIVWLSIFMYVAFYYVYVPTITHEKPVYLKFKPCEKWDVHKGICSFPSGSVHFNHKQQSLMAGQPYKVFLELIMPESPTNKDLGMFMVCADFHSTDGRLITNSCRSAMLRYQSVMLDILFKMVLSPFYMVRHFEEKQKIYIELFSSYLEPEDQKVSDIHIEIQTKHIEIYSAKFTISANFSGLRYIMFHFPILSAVIGITSNLFFIAFVSMISWYQIINSEEYLEYLRSHGENNPEDVHRTYILEKDTSSSEEDISVVGSEEGERLRRRGMSASEC from the exons ATGAAGCGATTGATTTCTAGCGTATTCTTTTTTGTGACATCTCCTCGTCGATTCGCTAGAGAGCGCATAAAATTACCTTTAGCAAAATTCGTTTATGATACTATCGACATATATAAATCCCGAACAAAAAAAGGAGTGAACAATTTGAGGGAGATATTATTTAGAGGATCAATTGTAGCATTGTTGACTGCATTGATTGTATGGCTTTCAATATTTATGTATGTTGCATTTTATTATGTCTATGTACCTACTATAACACACGAAAAACCAGTGTATCTCAAATTCAA ACCTTGTGAAAAATGGGATGTACACAAAGGTATATGCAGTTTCCCTTCAGGAAGTGTTCATTTTAACCACAAGCAACAATCTCTTATGGCAGGACAGCCATACAAAGTATTCCTAGAACTTATAATGCCAGAATCTCCCACGAACAAAGATCTTG GGATGTTTATGGTTTGTGCGGACTTTCATAGTACTGATGGCCGTTTAATCACAAACTCCTGTAGATCTGCTATGCTTCGCTATCAAAGTGTTATGTTGGATATTCTTTTTAAAATGGTCTTGAGTCCCTTTTATATGGTCAGGCATTTTGAAGAGAAACAGAAGATTTATATTGAACTCTTTTCTAGTTATTTAGAACCAGAG gaTCAAAAGGTGTCAGATATTCACATAGAAATACAGACTAAACATATCGAAATATATTCAGCTAAATTCACTATTAGTGCCAATTTTTCGGGTCTAAGATATATTATGTTTCATTTTCCCATATTATCTGCAGTTATTG GTATCACATCTAACTTATTCTTCATTGCTTTTGTGAGTATGATCAGCTGGTATCAGATTATCAATTCCGAAGAATATTTGGAGTATCTTAGATCTCATGGTGAAAATAATCCAGAGGATGTTCACAGAACTTATATTTTGGAGAAAG ATACTTCTTCATCAGAAGAAGATATTTCAGTTGTTGGTTCAGAAGAGGGTGAGCGCTTGAGGAGGAGAGGAATGAGTGCATCAGAATGTTAA